The Bombus vancouverensis nearcticus chromosome 7, iyBomVanc1_principal, whole genome shotgun sequence region AGCGAATAAAAAGGTACGCAAACATGGTGGATCTTTTCCTGTGATGTAAATTTTCGATGATCCATCATCAGTCTATATTTAGAGCTTTTGATGCTCGTAAAAGAACTAGCAGAGACTATAGCTAGTCAGATAAAAAGAGAGTCTGCTGACGTCGAAAAATAAGAGGCTAAGGGTCGTCGAACGTTTTAAACTTCTGAAAGATACATTCCTGACGAACTCTTTAGTTCCTCATGCGAACTTTATTAAAAACTTTCATAACTGGTTTTATCGCAGTAATTACTATAGTAAAGTTAATAAATGTCAAAGAATTTGTTTATTCAACGTTAATAAATTCCTTTCATCTAAAATAAAGTTCTCGGTAAAAACATTAGTTAAAATACTTACATAAAGAAAAAGTTAATCATGTATGAATCATAAGTTTCCTAAACTATTTATAATTAGAGATGAAGTAAAAATAGAAGTTTGAAAACAGTAATGTTCTTTTATCTACTGACCTATTCCTTGAATTACTTGAACTTAGTAGTTTCGACTGTAATAAAAACTGGGATATATTTTATAGATAATCTATGAATTTACTTTTCATCTTTTTCatcttcatttttttaaatccaGGAGAAAGACGCGAAGagcaaatttattataataagtaGATTTCGACACTGGTCTCGTCTACTTACAATGTACATATCAAGCTCTGAGACTTCGAAAATGTATTTATTGATAGAAATTAACTTctgaaattttaacaaattcctCTAAGACACAATTTAGCAAAACAAGGATATTCTCGACCTTGAATTATATCTAACATTATATGCATGTTTTTACAGGAAAAGTTTCAAGAATTCGCACAACACTTTCCATTCGACAAACTTTCACTCAACTCTCTCACATGTGTTGAAACACAGAAGAAACTTCAACATCACGACTATGAGAATTAGAGGCATAGATTGACGAGTACCATCTCACAAACAGAATAGAGTATAATGCACGTGCACACGGTAGCTGGATATCCATTTCGCCGCATCCTGCTTCCTTGGAAAAGATTAATTCTAGGTTGAATTGCGTAACAGCGTGAAAAGCCGGCATCGAAGAGAGACGAATCGGTGGCTGGAACTGCGTTGCAGCTCGTCACGGGGAATTGAATTACTCAGCCACTTCTCGACATGCTTGATCAGTTTCAGTAACTCGAGTAACATCCCTCAATAGTCGAACGTGTGCACGTTCATCACACGGGGATAAATCGCGATGACACGAGTCTCACGTTTCAGCAATTTTGATAAATCGAACGTCCTGTTCCCAGTCATGTTATAGAATTATAGGAGACAGACAATTGAGCGCACCGGTTTGATGGTCTGCAGTTTTGATAATTGCTTTTGCCGATAGGTTGGatcaaagaaagaaatttgGGGTGGAAAACGAATTTAAGCCATTACAGACCGagcaatatatgtatatagcttACCATAATGTTATAAACACTTCAAATTCATTACATTTCATAAAGTCGTAAAATATAGGTGGAGAGATAGATagagatgaaaaaaatactaaGCGAGTGCTTGGAATTCCTTTTCGTAGCTACAATGTTAGGAAACAGAAATCGATAATGTAAAttgattgaaaataaaattgcaaatggAGTAtgctaaaattattttaattgaagTTTTGCATaacattcttatttttattcattttatgttgGCTCGGTTTTAAGACACAAGAttcatattttaaaatgatCTAGAAATTCTGTTTCACGTCATCCCATTGAAACAGATTCAACGTGATCTcgagatttaaaaaaatgttctgCAAGGATATATAAGAAgattaatgtagaaaattattagaaaactgttagaagaatctattaataaaaattaaaatacaagttAATTTCGAAATTCTGATAGTCTTTTGATACCGTTACAAGATATTCAGATGTGAGACACGTTTTTATCCTCAGTTCGTTAAACACATACAATAGATATTCCGAACTGGAGCGTAACACTTCTAACTGCTTAGATCTTTGTCGACCATAAAATTTACCCGTTGAATAGATAATCAATTCGATACAATACTTGCACGCAACCGTAAATCATTCAAGCTCTTTCCGGTAACTTACAAAACCTTAGGATCGTCCACGATATAAGGATTGTCCTTAATTTTCTCAAAACTATGATTTCTATCGTTTCTTCCTTACCATAGACGAACAGCACGCGAAGTCTAGATTAAGGAATAAGAATTCTCCGCTCTAGAAACACCGAGCAATTTCatagtaattttcgattttgTCAATGCtagaaaaatatcaaacgaCCATCACTCGTCGAAAAACAGACTGCTTTTAGTAGTCTGATTTCCTACAAAGCTATCTAACTTGACGAATCACCTTTTCAATGTagttaatttgaatattttctattaacagaCGCACATCTATTTCGGTATGCTACACATTAGATAGCGATCGGGAACAAAATTACTTTTTCGATAGAATCGGTGGAATAGTTCAACCTTCAGGCAACAAATATTTCGCGAGCTAGTTTGAATTATAGGTGGTAGATCCATTAAATGTCAAAGTGTGTGCTGTCCATCATCACGAGAAACATAACTGTGTCAACTTAAGCGACGTACTTCCtctatttctgttttatttttcgttATTCGTCACTCCACGAATGCAATATGAACGAACAAATATTTATGTTAAAAGAGCAATTCCAGGAATATATGTGGAGAGTAGGTGCGTATAGAGTTTTGACATATATCGACATTATATTTTGATGAAGAGTATAATAGGATTGTAAAACACCAGAGTTGCAGATTTTGATGAAGAGTATAATATGATTGTAAAAAACCAGAGTTACTAGATTATCGTGTCTTCCATCTGTGATCTTCATACAAATAATATTAGGACTAGTATTACAAAATTCTTAGAATTCCTAGAAAGATTTTCAGAAAACGCGTTTAAGAAGAACAGAAAAAGATTGTGAATGCACTTAGTAGAAAATCCTTTAAACAATATAGTGTGAATTCTTAGAAAAAGGAACATAACTTCTTGAACTGGTTTTCAATCATTAGCAGCTAATATACACCGCTCTAATTGAATCGCGTTTTCACAAGAAAAAGCGTGGAGGGTGATGCGAAATTGGTAAATCAGAATCCGCCAGGAGAGAACAACGCAAAAGTATCGAGTGAATAAAATAACGATACCTTCATCCCAGACAGGCCCTATGTAACTATGTAGCTTCGAACTTTGGTCATCGATAATCTAGTTGAAACTTTTGCAGGAAAAGTAGCGGTCGTTCGCCGTGTTACATGCATATATGTTTCACTCCAACCACAACCATTGTTACATGTCAGGAAACTACGGCATGTCCCATAGCGGTTGACGAGGCTCCAGAGACCAGACTTGGTTGCATTTTAAAGGTAACGTTATCTAGTTATGACTCATAATGCGCACATTATACAACaatcattaattttatattccaCATATTCATTGACATATATTCAGCAAACTATTTCTccctttctatttattttccattattttctaGGAATATAGAATGTACGTTTACATGTGCAGGTTAGATATAAAAAATCGTTATATTATTATCATGGTAACGTGGGAGTTGATAGATATTATGTAAtgataatataaatttgtactTACGTATCAGTCGTAGATTGTGATTCATAAAAGcatagaaataatttatatcattttattttaactTCAAGTTTGAAAGATTCTCCAAAAAGACtgtgaaatttaaataatttgattGAAACCCGAAGAGTCATAAATATGTCAGTTTGATTGGTTTTTCCTATGATAACAGCGAAAATcctagatattttatttcatggTTTCGACAGCACGATATGGAGCGAGGCATACGATATTCATTCGGAAATTCTTTTTAAGCGAAGATTGCAATTCGAATCCTGAACACTCAGCTAAACTCCATTGCGCAAAAAATTCCATCAAATTCTTGATCATTACATTCTAGTAGATTTTGTGACACAAAATTGTGTTCATACTTTTACATAGAAAATGGGAAAGTGCATTCatgaattataaaaaattataaaaaatatcgatgaCTTTGAAACTTCGTAAAAAAGCGATTTGAAGAAAAATTTGTCCCATTGTTATATGCGCTCCTTGAAATAGTGTAACCTCGTCTTGAGAAATTTTTTCATAGAAGTGCAAATAAAGCATGATATCCTGTTTCTCATCATGAAGAGTTTGATGATAATacaagtaaaatgttacaagtAAATCATAAGTTATTTGGTTATTCTATATGTCGTAAAATTCTCACTTGTCAATTCATTGATATTATTAGTCAGCAAATTATTGCGcaagaataattttaataatacatataattttctttctttttcctaatCAAGATATCAAAACAAATTGCTTAAACGAAATGTCTCGCGTGACATGAAACGTATTAGTagataaaatgaaacgaaagtaaACGGATACGAAAATGTGGACATTCAATGAGACATTGTTATCTAGATGAGTGGCGTCGTCGGTGATGTCTCGTTTACAGAATTTCGCGAGGTGCTGACAAAAGATCTTTTGTTTCGTTGAGCTCGCATTTTGGCCGCGTGTCCCGTTTTTAATTTAGTCTAGTTCGAATTGCTGACCACCGCTGACTACACCGTCTACCAATAGGCCGGCGTCATATCCAGTATTATCCGACGTAGGTTCGCGGAGCAGAGACGGCTCAGTCGTATGATAAACGCGGAGGCACCTGGGTAGGAGGCGAGCTCTGGTGCGTCTGCACATCCATCGACGCCGGTGAATCGTGCACTACGCGAACAATGTGCCCGTGGACCTCGTGAAACGGAATCGCGACCACAGTTGTTCAATTGACGCTCTACTGTTGCGAAACCCATAGGTCTGTGTCGATCGGCTACTACCGCGTTTTTGTTTCGAATCCCAATCACCGTGAGATCCACCGGGTGAAACTTGCTTCCGAGATCCGCTATTTGTTATCCGGACGTTCAGACAGGTGAGACGTTTGTATTGTGCGTGGGATTTCGTTATATGTAATTGTTTTATCAAATCATTGGTTTATCACCTGCACGATAATTTCGATCGTTTAGAAGCTACATTAATCAACTTTATAGACTAGAAAGCAAAAGAAGGTGATGACGTTACAAATGTAACTACTTTGAAAATTTACTTTCGAATGTGTTATTGTGTGTGTATGTGCCATTTTCTTCTAATAAATGAACTCATGGAAGTAAGTAATTTGTTTCTCGAGAATTGAACACTGATCATAtaagtatatgtacatataatgaaattgagaaattgatattGACAATATGACAGAAGAGTTGTTTGAATTTCTTTCTGCTTTTGTGTAACTCGTGACTCTGCACTTCATGTCAAGAAATAGAATTTGCTTCGTATTATCGTGAGATTAGTCATTCTTGTCAAGAATTCAGAATTGTTTAAACCTTTGACTCTTTTTAAGCTTTGAAATATAATTCCTTTGAAATGTTCATGTAAATTCTCTGAATTATCATATACAGGGTCGAGTGTTTCGAACGATCATCGCGTGCGTAGCTCCTTGTACCAAGATTATCTAAGTATAATATAACTCATAACTGTTTGTCTTTGATGTTATGAATATCAGTCGTCAATGTATTATAGTATCTATCTTCTACCAAGAAACGTAGAATTGAGATCTAACATTTTCGAATTGCTTGAATTGTAACAAAAGATTTGCGTAAAAAATTTGTTCATCAGATTCAGGTTCACCTCGAGGAAAAGTGAGTGTTGCAAAACTGGAAAGTGAATTTTTTATGTAGAAAAACGCGTACAATTTCGAGATCGAATGTAACGAGTGAAACGTTCCCAGCATTTTGTAATCGTTAGTTTCGTAAATTCAGTAAATtacttaattaaattttattttccaagAATACCAAGTAAAGAAATGTTGGCATTAACCAacgtttttaatttatttttatactatGACTAATTTATGTTACATTAGTGATAGCATATCGAATGGTACACAATCCGtactattatttctttatccTCGTAATTGGACATTACCAGACCGGAAACACCGTTAGTTTTCTATTCATTAAACTACAAACAGAAGTGCTTTTCACGATACTCCCGCAAAgataaaaaattcaataaactatAATCAATTTCGACGATTTTCCTACTTATATTTTCCATCAATCGATGGTTTGTTTCGCCTATTCAACGAAGCATAAAATGAATTGGGAACCATATTTATACCTTTATATTTGTCGAACACTAACAGTACGTTTATAACCATCTGGAATCACGTAAGGTCTCAATGGCTTTTTGTGGGTGTAAATTTCTCCGTATTATTCACGCTTGTTTTTCATTCGACCTGTTGTTTTAACTTTTAACAGACCGAGACTACCGCTAATTCTGAACCGTACTATTCTCCGTTATATTTTACGTTTAATCTCATACTCATCTTTATTTTATCCTCTCTCAATCTTTATATTGTTTAAACGTAACACAAAATTTATCTAGAAATTACAAAACTTATattaaattaagataaattaaatACTTCAGATCTTTAATGATCTACCCTTTACTTTTTTCTCCTACGTTCCAAATCAAACTAACAATTTTCACAAACCCATTTTTCACATCCTATATCCTGTAACATCATAAATTCCAAATAAACTAAAGAAACATAGTTTTGAACGAAAAAAATGCAGCCTTCGAATTGTCCACAAAAAGGTCGTTACTATCCACAAATAAAGTTTGTTTTCCTATTATGTCAGTCGTAAATTACAATACAGAGGTGACAGAATTACCATAGGAGGATCAATCATTGTTAGATTCTCAAATGTTTACAGGGTGAAATTCCATTGTTCTTTAATATCATTCTACGTAAACGTATCGTGTATTACggtgtaaatattttaattgttttccTCATTCGAGAAAAAATAATCGATCTTGTCTACTTACactaataaaatttgttttcttaAATTATCAAGGCAATCAAGGGAATAGAATTACTACAAGAGGATGAGTCTTCGTTGGATTCACGAAAACTTAGAAGCACCAACATGCGATGAGGAATGCAGCGACATCGATGACAGTTGCAGCGACGACAGCTACGATTCCGATCTATCAATCTGCGAGGAGAAAGGGCTGGGAAACGAAAAGGAGATTAATGGGGATCGCAGGAGGAAAAGGGAGACCAGGAGACATCCGACCACTACAGTGAAGTTCGACGAGAACGGGTATTTGCTGATAATTACGAGCTGTCGATAGCCGAGAATAAGATCGAATCTTCGTTACGTTGTACAGACATTAATCGAGTTACAATTCGAtggtaaactttaattattagCTGACTTTGTTCAATGAAAGTTCCTAATTAAAATATCGTCTACTATTAAAGTTAATCTcctataaattattacgttttgTATAAACATGGAAATTAGAAATTCTCTGCAAGTACATAACTTGATAATTGATCACAAATTACAATGATCTTATTCATGAAACAAAATTAGAATAAGAACaagatttaaaaagaaattggtGTTTGTAATTGTTGCACTATATtgtttttctatattaaattttatttctattttatgaacaaaattttaaaatattattacttgTAGTTGCTACATTGTATTACgcaattttctaaaattcttTAATATCGCTATTCTAAATTTTCTCTTCTTCGCGATTTAATGAACCTGATCGACCAGAATAGTACATTTCTGCTCGATTATCCGCATTAACGTAACAATTTGTGCAGCGATGCATGAATTTTTGACATTGATGAAAGGTTTGATGTATATTTTATAGCAGATTCTTCTATGAGCGGGTTGCAAACTAGCAACAATAAGTCTACAGACGTAATTTCCTTTTAACGTCCACCTACAATAAACGTTCATTAATCACTTGAATCGATTAATTCTCCACCTAGCGTACTGCGAAGTTAACAGTTTAAAATTTCCTATTATTCATATTATGGCTTTCCCCTTCGATCGTTTTGGAACGTTTTCGGATCTCGAAGGTGAAATTAATCAGTTTATTGCGTGGAGAAGAGGGTCAGTGAACATTGTCACAAAGCTGTCTAGTTCTTGTACCAAATGGAAGGATGATTATTACGGTAAACAAAAGTCAAGGGGACGTTGTTGCACAAGGAACCGTAATGAGTTCATCGATCACCTAACGAGATTTATTTTCCGCTCCGTACCGTCGTAAAGTCgctttaaatttatcaatcttTCTGACGCTCTACTTTATAGATCCTTAAGCGGGGATTAATTCAATAGTTAATTAAACGACGAGgtatttttattagaaacagTCTGTTATTTACAATACTATTACACGTGTTAGAATGTACATATATGATAAGGATATTCTTCTCATTGAACGAATGGCGCGAAATTCAACCATATAGCGCATATTATGATTTTCATTTGATAAAGATAGGTTTGTATTTAGGTTTGTGTTTATAAAGAAATTTAAGTTGAATTCTAACTTTAGTTTTAAATCTTCAAGTTCAACATTTTCGTGACACCATGTCAGTGTCACACGCTGGGTGACCCTTTACGTAAAGTTTATGAACTTGAAACTTTCTACCAAAAATCACCGGCTACAGGTTGAAGTTACTAGTAAATTTATATGGACTGCAAAATGTTAAGATTAATGAAtgcaaattatatgtataataatacatTATTTTGTATCTGTTGGATTTAATGAGGTTTTACGAAAAAAATTGGAACGCAGGGGATCAATGGAGATCTTTATATGCGGTGATCTTAAATTGAATGATTCGGTAAAAATATTCGGTACCTAAAATAACattcaataacaaaataattGCGTAATAATCGCGTAAAATGATACGCGAAATCACTGTTTGAAGATGAGAACATGGTAGACCTTGAAATTAGAATATGGATGAAGAACTGTAGCAGACACCGTACAACATGATACGCGATATGTATTCATTGATCACTTGATTCGATTTACTTTCTGCTCTATATTGTTGCAGGGTCACTAGGTACAGGGAGTAGGTACGGTTCACGTTATATTATTACCGGTATTCGAGCACCGTGGCAACCGACGAACCGACGAGCCTGCAATTCCGCGTGAATTGCATTAAAGCACACGCACGACGTGAAACGCAAAATTAGGATCGACGTTTATGACCGTGTGCGCTCGAGTTTCAACAAATAGATCATAGTACACATTCTACGTGTAATTAACGGGGGCGTGTTCGCGCAATGTCAAGacgtaataatttttaaattgatgaattttaaacgaagaaaatatttcatttcatcgtGGGAGCAGTACGCTTAGAATTGTTGACCTATATTTCATTATTAGACAGTATTTTacatcttttttttatttcgctgaattttatattttgcaaTAAACATATTGTAACTTTTGTATACACACACATTTTGAAATTCGTTTTACAGTTTCCTAATGCACTCATGATAATCGTGTTTCAccactaatgaaatttcaaaattttttttgtgacacatataatatattcgtaaaatgtttcttcaaatgttcgaatacttttgttAGCCACTACATGTATAATCTACCCTAATTGCGTGACCCACATTGTATTTTTCACGTTTCATTATTGGTACCATTAGCTTGATTATCATCGGTTGATGCACTGCTTGTCGAATAAAGTCTATTGGTATTGCGTTCCTTCCCCTCGAGCATCTGTTTAAAATTAACGGGGTTGGAAAACGTCTACGGTGTAACGAAGCACGCTTCATTCACGAAGCTTACTGACCTGAAAAGTCGATCGGCCCATTTTTTCAAACGTAGTGATATGTTATAAATATAGCGCGTTCCGAGGTGTTATTTTGCATTAAGTCTGTTTCGTATGACAGCTTATCCTACTCTCGTCGCTATTGTTTCAATAGTCAAGAAGTGTCATCTTTTTCTCTTCGATATTATTTTCACTAGGAAAATAAGAAATGGATTTATATATCGAAActtattcataataaagatattaataaatattaatcggGTTAATGAAATAGCACGTGAAAGTTGTGTAAACGTaacattattgtaaaatataaataaattaatttacgtATCGTTTTgtcaaaatacaaaaattaaaatacgtATTAGAATAATAGATTTTACAGAAACTATAAAAGTTAAAGATCCGAATAAAGCTCCATGTCATAATAAAAAAAGCTTATAGTACCTACTATGAATATGTTAATTTCTGGAAACTTCGCAAGAGAGTGCATCTAGATAGAGGGAGGGACAGTGGTTAAAAAATATTACGGTGACTAAAAACTTCAAAGAAATTTCTATCTAGTGTCTCGAGGATCTTTTTGTCTAAGATTGACATTTAAAATTAAGAGTATATTTGTAGACTTGGTATTTACGTTTATAGACGGCCGGCGTGTGTTTGGAGATTCTAAATATTGTATTCTCCTTTACAGAACTCCGCATTACATCACAGAATCGGTTAAACGACCgccttacgtaatatgggatcccAGGAAACCGGCACAAAATCCTGTGTACAATTGTTTGGTAATCAAATTGTTTTGTCGAACCGGATACCATCTTGCTGTTTCGAACTCTGGTCGAGTTCGAGGTTTGAGTGCCACGAACGAACCACATGGTAACtacaacgaaaaataaaaataagaattctGTACTATAAAAACCTCATTGATTCACTTTATTGTTATAATCATTAAAAACTGCAGTGTGGATGAAGAAAGCAGTTCTTTTAAATTTCTTCTTTCTACTAATTTCTAGCTTTGCTTCACATTATACCGGTATCATTTGGAGTGATTCGAATACAAAGTCTTGAAACTAGTCTGTATTTGGCTTTCAATAAGAAGGGACGTTTATATGGTGAGGTAAGGTCGCggatttttattattaggtgTAGtgagtaaaataattaaatctctAGAAATTGGTTGCAAAGTTATtatgtttcattatttttatgtatcttatggtgtagaatttgtatttttgaaattaatgtaaatttgttttgattatattaagtgataaatataatttgaaatCTACGTGAATAATGATGGGGGGCTAGTCGTTTCAAAtaattgctattaatttatttcaGCTAAGTGCAAACAAAGATAACACAGAATGGGAGCAATGGAACGTCGGTTCCTACGATGCTTTTCGATCACGAAAATACGCGAATCAGGGATGGTGGATAGGAATAAAGAAAAACGGACGAGCAAAGCCAGGACCAAAAACAAGTTGGGGCCAAAAATCGATACAATTCCTAGCAATACGACAAGATTAATTTCtacgaatattttatatttctgtaCTAAATTAATTCGTAACAATTATGTGAATCCTAAACAAAGAAAGACACTAAATGTTAAATTAAATCAATCATGATGCATCACGGCGAActttaaaaaatctttttaacgaatttatgtaattttttacTAACAACGAAAATCATACATTCGACAAGAAATCAATTACACACTTTTTATGGGAAATAAATAATCTCGTTGCCTTCCAATAGaatataatgtttattataacACTATGTTACTCAACAATGAAATAATTTGAGATTGTGCATTCTGCTTGTGCCCTCCAACTGAAACTTCATCTTAAGTTGCAGTTTTAAATTGCagtacatttttttttctttattattctttccttatcttttttctttctcagtTGCAGTAATAATCGTTGATCAAACATGCTACAGGCAAAGTGTCGATCGTTTTCAATCAGTTAGTTAAATTAGTGATTAAAATGTACACTGTGCTCGCAGCATTTACACGAacgttaatttatattaatatattatataatcatatgtaatatatatatatatatatatactattatactaTACattagtatatattatatataatcatggtatataatatatactatatatatgtatacataatatgtatatatatatttatttatatctatatgtaattgtatatatataattattttttatctcttttgTACATCTACATACATTGCATACACGTATGTCGAAACCCTTAAGCGAAAGCtcgaattaaaaaatgttgGTGTTTGATTAAATACGGTAACTACAAACATTTATAACCCTTGCATTCTTATTTATAAGTATCAAATACGCGAAAAAGCGATAACTAACTTTAACGATTGCGATTTAATACTGAAAACGAATCTTACACCAGAAAACATCAAGAAACTGATACTTAATTGTAAGTCTAGAATATTGTTTGATTTCGATCATTTAAATTGCACATTTCAATCTTTCATATAAACTTTCATACTTACAATAAGATATTAGGTCATGACAACTGAGATTCTTCAAATACACACGACATTGCACGAAATACAAAATGGAATTCTTTGGTAGTAAGTAACAAATGCGTAAGCGTTTTTTAAGCAAAAAGCGTATGCGgcgattaaaaaaagaaaaaattgaacaaTGAATTCCTCGACCTACAGATTTGGATCGTGAATTCGGAATTCAAATTCGATTCGAATATGCGCTTCAAGAAAAAACGGGCGAATTTTTGCTCGCAAATGAGTTTCTCTATAAACAGTATGTACACGAATTAATGAAATGTGTAAATATGAAATAAGCAGAATATACTAAACAGACTATAAATAAACACTGTTTCGAGAATTCTTATATCTACAATAATTGTATCTTCTTCTCGTGAAATAAGGCAGTTATAAGTGTAAACGCGTGTACATACTCTTCATGGAGGATTAAAGATCACATTATTTTAAGATCCCTGTTTCTTCGATATTTGTTATCTAAGGTGACAACGTGAATTCACTTCTTTTTGGTGTTGGGGCTCGTAGATTGAAAAACACTCGACGCTGACATTAAATTCTCAATATACTGGCTCAGCACTTGATTTTCACTTCTCAACTTCAGGTTTTCCTCCTTTACACTATCTACTCTCTGGGATAAATCTGAgcagtaaaaaaatattttagaaaatcgtGTTAAGTAAATTAAACGTATATGTAAGAATTAGAGACCACATTCGAAATTTATTTACCATCTAACGTGTTCTGAAGTTCAAGCACTTGGGCAATCAATCTTGCCTTTTCTTCTTGCTCATCTGGGCTTATATCAGGATCTAAACCTACAGTCACATAATCTTGAGTGCTTGATGATATTTTGTGAAATAGTAGAGTGTAAACGATTTGAGACTTACTGTTAGGACTACAACTTCCATTTGTAAATGTAGATGGTATAGAATCCATGCTGTGTCCACTGCCAAGTGCATCAGATATGTGGCAGCTATTATCCAAAATTTCTTCTTCAGGAATTATCACTGTATATAGAAACAATAATTGTAACTGTTATCTTGTATAATGCATATttaacagaaattaaatttccttAATCGCTTGGATGATAACAATTtcacaatttttatatatatataataaataatggaATTTTTCATATATGAACAGTACACGGATTGTGTGCCCTAAAAATTCCAGAAATACCTCGCGTTTTATCAAGAATCAACACGTATGTAAATACTCGAAAATCAAT contains the following coding sequences:
- the LOC117164228 gene encoding uncharacterized protein LOC117164228 isoform X2 → MSTSMTDKLLDDMNSIPLADDDPQVIIPEEEILDNSCHISDALGSGHSMDSIPSTFTNGSCSPNSLDPDISPDEQEEKARLIAQVLELQNTLDDLSQRVDSVKEENLKLRSENQVLSQYIENLMSASSVFQSTSPNTKKK
- the LOC117164228 gene encoding short coiled-coil protein A isoform X1 — encoded protein: MSTSMTDKLLDDMNSIPLADDDPQVIIPEEEILDNSCHISDALGSGHSMDSIPSTFTNGSCSPNSKSQIVYTLLFHKISSSTQDYVTVGLDPDISPDEQEEKARLIAQVLELQNTLDDLSQRVDSVKEENLKLRSENQVLSQYIENLMSASSVFQSTSPNTKKK
- the LOC117164227 gene encoding fibroblast growth factor 1 translates to MSLRWIHENLEAPTCDEECSDIDDSCSDDSYDSDLSICEEKGLGNEKEINGDRRRKRETRRHPTTTVKFDENGTPHYITESVKRPPYVIWDPRKPAQNPVYNCLVIKLFCRTGYHLAVSNSGRVRGLSATNEPHALLHIIPVSFGVIRIQSLETSLYLAFNKKGRLYGELSANKDNTEWEQWNVGSYDAFRSRKYANQGWWIGIKKNGRAKPGPKTSWGQKSIQFLAIRQD